A portion of the Luxibacter massiliensis genome contains these proteins:
- a CDS encoding YerC/YecD family TrpR-related protein has product MSKKIRTEAVDYLFSAILSLKDKEECYTFFEDICTINELLSLSQRFEVAKMLREQKTYLEIAEKTGASTATISRVNRSLNYGNDGYDMVFERLEG; this is encoded by the coding sequence ATGAGTAAAAAGATAAGAACAGAAGCAGTAGATTATCTGTTTAGTGCCATATTAAGTCTGAAGGACAAGGAAGAGTGCTACACTTTTTTTGAGGATATCTGTACAATCAATGAATTACTGTCACTCTCACAGCGTTTTGAAGTCGCCAAGATGCTGAGGGAACAGAAAACTTATCTGGAGATTGCAGAAAAAACAGGTGCTTCTACAGCTACTATCAGCAGGGTTAATCGATCATTGAATTATGGGAATGACGGGTATGATATGGTATTTGAGAGGCTTGAAGGTTAG